ATCCTTTTGATTTTGCTTCTTTAATTGCTGCAGAAATACCTATTTTGTTAATAGTTTTTAAAGCAGAAGTAGAAACTTTTAAAGTTATCCATTTATCTTCCTCTGGAATGTAAAAACGTTTC
This genomic stretch from Flavobacteriaceae bacterium GSB9 harbors:
- the rpmB gene encoding 50S ribosomal protein L28, translated to MSRVCELTGKKAMVGNNVSHALNRTKRRFNANLVKKRFYIPEEDKWITLKVSTSALKTINKIGISAAIKEAKSKGFLK